From a region of the Entelurus aequoreus isolate RoL-2023_Sb linkage group LG27, RoL_Eaeq_v1.1, whole genome shotgun sequence genome:
- the gpr17 gene encoding uracil nucleotide/cysteinyl leukotriene receptor gives MASTEPAFFNESSEICPAAAASRTEHVVLGGVYVVVFLLALVGNGLALWIFSRQRAASSPADIFLTHLAVADLSYVVILPLRAAYHLTGGHWPFGEAACRAAGFLFYVNMYASLYFLACVAGDRYLAVVHAVRSLRVRRARYAHAVSFSLWALVTVSMAPLLVTRQTAEAGGVTACLQLYREKASRRALISLGVAFTPPFLFTLCCYLLIIRSLHRGCRLEPALKLRALRTISLVMLVYVVCFLPYHVSRATFILGHSQLQVSCHARRSLGLSNRLTSLFTCLNGAMDPLIYLFGAEKFRGALMRLLGKGGAAGGGDATSADLKGTHESSLSAKSDFELGISRPR, from the coding sequence ATGGCGTCGACGGAGCCGGCGTTTTTCAACGAGTCGTCAGAAATCTGCCCGGCGGCGGCGGCGTCCAGGACGGAGCACGTGGTGTTGGGGGGCGTCTATGTGGTGGTCTTCTTGCTGGCGCTGGTGGGCAACGGCCTGGCCCTCTGGATCTTCTCCCGCCAGCGCGCGGCGTCCTCGCCCGCCGACATCTTCCTGACCCACCTGGCCGTGGCCGACCTGTCCTACGTGGTCATCCTCCCCCTGAGGGCCGCCTACCACCTGACGGGGGGCCACTGGCCCTTCGGGGAGGCGGCCTGCCGAGCGGCGGGCTTCCTGTTTTACGTCAACATGTACGCCAGCCTGTACTTCCTGGCCTGCGTGGCGGGGGACCGCTACCTGGCGGTGGTGCACGCCGTCCGGTCGCTGAGGGTGCGGCGCGCCCGCTACGCCCACGCGGTCAGCTTCAGCCTGTGGGCGCTGGTCACCGTCTCCATGGCGCCGTTGCTGGTGACGCGGCAGACGGCGGAGGCGGGCGGCGTGACGGCGTGCCTGCAGCTCTACCGGGAGAAGGCGTCTCGCCGCGCCCTGATCTCGCTGGGCGTGGCCTTCACGCCGCCCTTCCTGTTCACGCTGTGCTGCTACCTGCTCATCATCCGCAGCCTGCACCGCGGCTGCCGGCTGGAGCCCGCCCTCAAGCTGCGGGCGCTGCGCACCATCAGCCTGGTCATGCTGGTCTACGTGGTCTGCTTCCTGCCCTACCACGTGAGCCGCGCCACCTTCATCCTGGGCCACAGCCAGCTGCAGGTGTCCTGCCACGCCCGCCGGAGCCTGGGTCTGTCCAACCGCCTCACCTCCTTGTTCACCTGCCTCAACGGCGCCATGGACCCGCTCATCTACCTCTTTGGCGCCGAGAAGTTCCGCGGCGCTCTGATGCGACTGCTCGGCAAAGGCGGGGCGGCGGGCGGCGGCGACGCCACCAGCGCAGACTTGAAAGGAACACACGAGAGTTCTCTGAGTGCCAAGTCGGATTTTGAACTTGGGATCTCCAGGCCTCGCTGA